The window taagtaattattaaagttataatttttttataagagtttttaaattatttaataaaactaatgtttttttttatagtattttctatagtattatatattatagtttaaaaagtaatttattaaataattttatactttaactttttttaattacttgctttattaatctattaatttattaagtatatatatttagcagtatatattattatattttttttaataatattttctgcagtctttattaaaagcattaaagatattataaattaagacgCAGgtataggtatttttaagatttagtttaatagcctttatttattcttatatttattttaaatttatcttCTATAGTAaatgttttttaaaatactattattttttttttttttctttttcttctgcttatacttttagaatatatatacagttatattttttatttattaaattataaatattatattttttgcagttataattaaggttttaaaagtaatagaggttatattaatatatataaaataaagctaatttatttaacttttatagttttttataatagtagtttatattttataaataatattataggcatttatatattttcctgttaaactttaggcaggttttattatattatagtttctaggaactgcattaataatatttattgctattattattatatatatttctaaaggtagtttttttatttaagagtttttgttcttttatagattatacttttctttattttttaaggtaCTCCTTAACTagtctattttcttttttaaaaagcttatatatagcttttatattttattactattttttttataactatattaatattcttttatagatctatagtttaaatatctttagtatttatagttcagattttataaataatagttattataattatagttttttttttaaattactgcttgttttttattatatttataaataatattagtagatttatagtatttatagattaattttacattaaaatttaaatctttattattaagtggCTTATAGaagtttaaagtattaattttaacttctttctaaggttttgccttctttggtttctttaggtagtgtcttaatctatctttattGCTTTTGTATATAAGGCATGTgttattataacaggcagtCTAGTTAAAGCTAGCATaaggtagtttaataatagtgTTTATTTAGACTTTATCGGCcttattgttttatttaaggctttttttatttccttcttgctttttcttaAAGTAGCAGTATACTTCTTTATAGcctagtttactataaaaatagcattttcctttaaatttaattgcCTTAATGGTGTTAAGgtctatttattttagttaggTTCTAttgtcttttataatatattttttttatttcttaccttagtttatataatattaagatttctattaaaagattaattaatagctatatttctttaatttatatttttagcttcttttaaaattatagttattaatattaatagccttttaagtatatttaataaatttaattttactttaattttctttaaataacttatttttaactttaaacttaatactattataatagatttcttttttagtttttttagtttaattaactttagtaagcagGTATAGaaagataatagtatatttaaataaggcttctttttattataaaaacttaagttttttttttactttttattctttatttatagttttaaaggatttttttaattaatttttaaaggttttataattattaaaaatcttatttatttaagtctttattttaataggtttttcttttatagcattatagtttattaaaataagtttaaattatttagcagtagtttttataaagtagttAGCTATAAAGAAGACCTggtttttattgttttttaaattaattagaaaatagctaaagtaaatatttaatttagtaaagaatttatttatttttaaagtatctttattaaagttattaagttacttaagcttaataatttttttttttttattttttttattttttaattaattttttagctttttaatttatataaagagtaaattaattactgctTATTCTAAAGTAAATGgtagatattatttataagtttctttatatataggagtagttttttattaactattgcctgctatatttctattattacctataggtctagtaattatttaaataagagttattaatatataataaattatatattagttagttaatatagggtagattcttaagggataaacctaaaataagttctttaggtttatattagcagataggttaaaaaacctataggtaataatattataataataattattagtaaaaattaaaagtgctttttaatttataaatataaaactatattaataattaattatttaagttatttaagtaagtataaaaagtaaacttatatatttagttaattaagctagattatttataaattttaataatctattgtagattattttataagattaataatctgctttataaattattggATTATTgcaataatctaataatctattGTAATTAGTAGGTCAGTCCTATGTTAATCTGGtttggcctaccctgtaggcctatTGTTACAACTATAAGAGGCAGGTTATAACACTTTctgctgttttttatataattttttaataaagtttttaagttatttaacaataagcttattttagttaaGTTTactaataaagttaatatttttatttatatttttaataaaattaaaggtaaaggtattaaagttacctaaagttattatagtagtttaaattacttaaaaaatctaaagtatttttttaaacaagagttattaatatataatattttattcctatatttaatataaagtagctagtttttaaaaaataaacctttaatattaggtttatattagcagaaaaatataaaggattttataagcagttttagttatatagctaataactttaaataaaagtttaatttaattattataaaaatactatattaataattaattatttaagctatatttaataaatataataaatagttttatatagtaagttattttatagttattacttatataagttatattatatttaataaaaatactttcttaaggttatagttttattttataaataaatatatattttattaaaaatatatttcctttattttaattggttgtcttgtctatagtttacctagaggtatatactaaagggattttatatagttggtttataatatttagttttttatattaaatttataaagtaaattattagccttaatatatttttttataaaagaaataaaattatatttaatttaatttctattataaacttttttttttaatactttttttaaatttattataaaattatttaataaaagcaagctgtttttatttaactttaaaagctaagtttttaaattttataatataattaaagtatttccttttttaataaatatttataaatttatttttaattatttaaatttctttaatatttttaaatactttagtaagttttttttaaattatttaaagctattaaaaactttttaaagttaaattaataaaggttcttttaggttattaaagtaagtattttatataaggtaaaactatttaaaagcagtttttttaaagcaagaggctgtaaaagaaatttttttatattttatattaaaagtagttttaaaatttttaaagtaagccttaagttaagtttaaaaaaaataaaatttactagttttattattaaatataaataaaagttattatttaataaatacttttatattttttttaataaactttttattattaaatttatttataaaaaatttatttaacttatatatattttttattaatttagcagctttattattatttatattcttttaattaaaggttttttttataataatatttttattattattttaaataaaagaaaaaatctcctctaaagtaaattaacctttaatattattttaaaatataataatttaattacttaaaaaatctaaagtatttttttaaataaaagttattactatataatattctagttttatacctaatataaaataactaatttctaaagaataaatatttaatattaggtttatattaataaaaaaaatataaagagttttataaataattttagttatatagctaataactttaaataaaaatccaatctagttattatataaatactatattaacaattaattatttaagctatatttaataaatataataaacagtcttatataataaattattttataaagcttataattctaattataatccttttataatagcttacttttataatagtaatctatttaaaatagcttacttttaaagctataatccttctttaattagcctattaatctataatatatctgaagtatatattttataatttcaggttataataaatagtattataataataattattaattaaaattaaaaatactttttaatctataagtataaaactatattaataactggcaatttaaattatttaaataagcataagaaataaacttatatatttaattaattaaatatctttaatatacttaataattaaatttattaagttatatttaatatacttaataataaattttattaagtaatatataattaattactaggttatagttaatttatttatgcttattcaataggcctattattgcaACCTTAAGTATTGGGTtgtaatattaactttaacttatactaatagtttttactttaaagttaaggttagctaataaaaataattattttaagttatattatttaactttatatagtttatatatattagtagtttactagtaattattatattattatagttaaataacaggtaaattaattaacaggcttaaactattaaattataacttcCCGGGcttataactattaaaataataaacagGCCCCGCTCTTAccaaataaagttattatttttatataagatttcTATTCTAATATATACAGGCATTtgaaagtaatattatttagttatttaggGTAGAATTTTATATGTGGGCAGGCGGATTTACAACTAACCCCCTAGAACAATTCACATAGCATGTCGCGAGTCAGGTCAGTCTAAGACTCAAAATGGCAGCCTGGCCGAGGCTAGGAACATGCACCGCGGCCAACGCTTTTCGACGCCAGCATATTTAACCAATCGCCTGACATTAATAGTCATCCCCCGCTCTTCAGCCCCGCCATTATTTTATCTCAGTAGTCTTTGAATCACATAGCCCCATCCGTGAGGAACGGGCCGTGGCACGCTTCGCAACTATCTTACAATTCAGTCGCCAAAGGTAAGGGCGCACCAATAGTGCTAGTACCCCTTGACTTAAACCTTCTTACAATTCAGTCCAACTCACCTTCACTCCTCCTGCACAACATAACGAACATATCCATAATGGCTCACTCTAGTACCCCGGATCTCGTTCCTGAGCCTGTCTCTAAGCTCCCTGAGCGACCCAAGACTGATGGATCTGCCTTGAACGAGGACGAGCGCTCCGAGATCGCCTTTGTCGACAAATACAGCGCCCCCGATGTCTATATCAACGAGAAGAACGATACTCTATGGTTCCCATGGATCGGCCCTATCGAGTTGAAGCCCATGCGCATGGAGAACAGGACCGGTACCTTCGTTGTCGGGCTACGATCAAAGGTGGCTGCCAGCTTGGGCAAGCACCGACACCGTGGAACCGTTACTGCTATCACCATGTCAGGAGAATGGGGCTATAAGGAGTATGTTGATCCCAATTCTTGTATATTGCGACTTTGCTCATCGGTCTATTTGTAGATACGACTGGGTTGCTCGACCAGGAGACTGGGTATGCGAAAATCCTGGCGTTATTCATACCCTGTCCGTCAAGGACAGCACCGACATTGTGTTTACTGTTACTGGTAGCATTGAATTCCTCAACGATGATGATAGCTTGAAGTTTACACTAGATATATTTAGCTTTGCTAAGCTGTATTACGATCACTGTAAGGAGAAGGGTATCAAGCCGAATGATGCTCTGTGgcattaaatatatataatgtaTATGTTCACGGCCGGCGGCGGATGAGTGTGATTTGCAAAGGGCCCGGTCCATTCGCGAATACGAACTAATAGCGGTGTGTACCGAAACTAGTCCACTGATTCAGCTTCtacttctcttctctatccATTACTTCCACCAAAATGCCAAGATGGAACCGGCAATTGCCCTCGTTCATCCATTTCCAAATGATGTACGCCATGCATTTCAGTCCTACATATAAAGCCCAGCGTACACCTTCCCATTCCTGTAACCAAGGTAAATTTTCTTAGGTGCAGCATATATTAGAAGGAGCTAACTCCCGAAACTGGTTACCGCTAGATAACGGTTAATGAGTGGTGTAACCAGCATAAAAATGTGGTCGATATACCATTACTGTAAATGCGCTGGAGAGGTTTGACGGCGGCCAGCTTTAAAAGGATAGTTGGGTTTGGCCGGTCCTGCTGCCAAGGGGCGGCTCTACATGAGCGTTCTGGGAACAAATGGCGTGGGCAGGGACCAGGCGGCGCCGGACGGTTTCCAACATTCTTCGCTACAGTTCACTGGTGGAGCGGCTGGCGTATGCAGCACTGCTGGCCTCGTCTCCCGTCAGAAGATCGTCGATGATCGGACCATTCAGGCAGTCGAGCTCCTTGGGTTGGTTTATTGCGTATTCAAGAATCCCCCGCTCTAGTTCAATAGACATTCCCATAACTTCGGCcgcggcggcgctgctgtATACATCCCTTAATGCCGGCTCTAAGTCTCTACAAAGGGGAGGCTTGTTATTGCTACTGTATTTAATATCAGTTGGGCAGGGGTTTG is drawn from Trichoderma asperellum chromosome 4, complete sequence and contains these coding sequences:
- a CDS encoding uncharacterized protein (EggNog:ENOG41), coding for MAHSSTPDLVPEPVSKLPERPKTDGSALNEDERSEIAFVDKYSAPDVYINEKNDTLWFPWIGPIELKPMRMENRTGTFVVGLRSKVAASLGKHRHRGTVTAITMSGEWGYKEYDWVARPGDWVCENPGVIHTLSVKDSTDIVFTVTGSIEFLNDDDSLKFTLDIFSFAKLYYDHCKEKGIKPNDALWH